The bacterium region TCATATAAGGCATCGACCGCTTTATCCGCAGGAACAAAGATTATTGAAGCGTCTGCTTCAGTTGACTGCATTGCTTTATAAATACTATCATATACAGGGATGCCGTGAACCTTACTCCCCCCTTTTCCGGGGGAAATGCCAGCAACAATTCGAGTGCCATATTCGAGCATACGCTTTGTATGGAATGAACCATCCCGTCCGGTAATCCCCTGAACAATAACACGAGTATTTTCATCGATATAGATTGACATCCTAATACTGCAACGCTTTCTCAATTAAATTATCCATAGAATCGAAGATTTTCACTCCTGTTTTCTGGAGTATATCTCTGGCTAAATCGCCATTTGTTCCCTTCATCCTTGCAAAGATAGGGATAGTTAGATGGTCTTTTTCCATCGATGACGCTATTCCGCGAGCAATTTCATCACACCGAGTTAAACCGCCGAAAATATTTATTATTATTTCTTTGACTTTTTTATTTTCTAAAATCAATTCCATAGCAATCTCGACCTTACTGCTACTGCTACTTCCACCGATATCGAGGAAATTTGCCGGCTTTCCGCCGTGGGCGAGAATGCAATCCATGGTGGCCATGGCAAGGCCCGCACCATTGACTATACAACCGATATTGCCATCGAGAGGAACATAGCTAATTCCTGCATTTTTGGCTTTAGAACTTAGACTTTTAGCGGAATCTGAAAAGCTGGAAAAATCTGGATGGCGGAAAAAGCAATTATCATCGAGAACGATTTTGGCATCAAGGGCGAAAACCTCTCCATGGCTATCTACAGCTAGCGGATTAATTTCAAGAAGCATCGCATCGAGACCAATAAAAGCGGAATAAAGCCTTTTAATTAGCTCTTCCATTTCCAATAAATGAGGATATCCTTCGAAAAGGGCCTTGGCAATTTCTCGCGATTTATACTCCCTGAGCCCGATTATTGGATCGACGTAAAATTTCTTAATTGCTTCAGGATTGCTCCTTGCAATAGCCTCTATTTCCATTCCCCCTGTGGGGGATACCATAATTACAGGAGATTTAGCTAAGCGGTCGATCGATACCGAGATAAACATCTCTCTTTGGACATCGGCAGCCTTCTGGACGAGTA contains the following coding sequences:
- the sucC gene encoding ADP-forming succinate--CoA ligase subunit beta, encoding MKLLEYQAQKLLSDKYGIPVLSSAVCFDKESALKIYNELGSPVVLKAQVPCGGRGKAGGIKIAHNPSEVEASVREIFAKTIRGYTVDRILVQKAADVQREMFISVSIDRLAKSPVIMVSPTGGMEIEAIARSNPEAIKKFYVDPIIGLREYKSREIAKALFEGYPHLLEMEELIKRLYSAFIGLDAMLLEINPLAVDSHGEVFALDAKIVLDDNCFFRHPDFSSFSDSAKSLSSKAKNAGISYVPLDGNIGCIVNGAGLAMATMDCILAHGGKPANFLDIGGSSSSSKVEIAMELILENKKVKEIIINIFGGLTRCDEIARGIASSMEKDHLTIPIFARMKGTNGDLARDILQKTGVKIFDSMDNLIEKALQY